From the Polyangiaceae bacterium genome, one window contains:
- a CDS encoding DMT family transporter, translating into MARVYLALIAVQLLFGLWPVAGAAVLREMSPPALIGFRLFLGAPLLALLAGLPWRKRPSLRELGELAFLAALGISINQLLFAEGLSRAGPINASLSILLIPPVSLLVGRALGRERPTRKRLLGVAIAVLGALVFLRVERFDFGDRRAVGNLMLVCNASVYATYLVLAGPILTRLGTLRAMAWVFVLGAIEAAPFTLRPVMQVPWLTLPTWATGSLVFVLFGATLGTYLLNAYALRRVEASVVAVFVYLQPLVATLASWWLLNEIPTPRMLVAGALIVVGVFISADMASSIRRLLTRHST; encoded by the coding sequence GTGGCCCGCGTCTACCTGGCGTTGATTGCCGTCCAGCTCTTGTTCGGGCTGTGGCCGGTCGCGGGCGCAGCCGTGCTGCGGGAGATGTCGCCGCCAGCGCTGATCGGCTTTCGCTTGTTCCTGGGCGCACCGCTGTTGGCGCTGCTCGCGGGGCTGCCCTGGCGCAAGCGCCCATCGCTGCGGGAATTGGGCGAGCTCGCGTTCCTTGCGGCTCTCGGCATCAGCATCAACCAGCTGCTGTTTGCCGAAGGACTCTCGCGCGCGGGACCCATCAACGCGTCGTTGTCCATCTTGCTCATCCCTCCGGTCAGCTTGCTTGTGGGTCGAGCCTTGGGGCGCGAACGACCGACGCGCAAGCGGCTGCTCGGCGTCGCCATCGCCGTCCTCGGCGCCTTGGTATTCTTACGCGTCGAGCGTTTCGACTTTGGCGACCGACGCGCGGTGGGCAACCTGATGCTGGTCTGCAACGCCAGCGTGTATGCCACCTATCTCGTGCTCGCCGGACCCATCCTCACCCGACTTGGCACGCTGCGCGCCATGGCCTGGGTCTTCGTGCTGGGCGCGATCGAGGCCGCGCCCTTCACCTTGCGACCGGTGATGCAGGTTCCGTGGCTGACGCTACCCACCTGGGCCACGGGCTCCCTGGTGTTCGTGTTGTTCGGCGCGACGCTGGGCACCTACCTGCTCAACGCCTACGCCTTGCGCCGCGTGGAAGCCTCGGTCGTGGCGGTATTCGTCTACCTGCAACCCCTCGTCGCCACCCTCGCCAGCTGGTGGCTGCTGAACGAAATCCCGACACCACGCATGCTGGTCGCAGGCGCGCTGATCGTCGTCGGCGTCTTCATCTCTGCGGACATGGCCTCGTCCATCCGACGCCTGCTGACGCGCCATTCCACGTGA